One genomic window of Candidatus Pseudobacter hemicellulosilyticus includes the following:
- a CDS encoding acetylxylan esterase, translating into MLLQRSVLILFSVLCTGILAQAQESDPFAPYLTGKPPVIEEDLGTEMVSDSIRVHKFLFRSRVVQTPEGPVPTIVYAAIAYPSGKGPFPGMLRLHGGGGSADIPAAVSSARAGYASIVLDVPGIAAAQKRHPKTAGTWTKSTMITANPDASNSSLFDAVLGSIQAFYLLRAQPGVDASRMCVAGASWGGYTATMVAALIDKDIKATWSVFGSGHFELGAYEKDRIGKLPDTERARFQRWLDPGRRAQQITKPYFISTASNDRHWSWMAVQATTDLMRGPVNQFYSPNDNHAINYPGAKYMLRYFDHYVKGIGPVLPQVLDEKTRRLKDGRVALSFTATGLTKLAKAEIWYAPADTGWITKKWLSIPSSFDGKRYISYLPAAVAAQSFNWYAIVSSTNPAALGKDTIAVSGKVEEVAGTQAEAPVVFNAGETAGPGDVFGLQGAFFGAVPQVLYQVLTGQETALKPASALKLVSVSDRNITAQLPLNGMDKGQLIAIWVKNGPLFSQPVFLNRARAVSIEFDELMPGQDFRIFGRNLWVEGQPAAVLLQPVKGGQPLHCTVQGGDAYILQCKAPAAIRKGVAYRIIVSNGAGKAWGQSTADEIVSGRAAAADPFNLKVPWGADFWFAQNIYNVRTDVRLKLRAAGDGLADDRAAIQQAIDLAHKNGGGVIYLPAGKYRLEIPSGAGLTMRSRTVLKGDGPDATILQYGFGTPPPYPNPIGKGGWPDSTTEGVAILYPLGTTLTGLCQLQVQNVNTSGQWRHSIKNFRPAIHQPGGAGSKFFAKDCKFDLALAWGLSWSYVDRMVISDCWFDSKASVTWPWMWHCNGSTNFVVRNNTFRYSAGRFGFNESYNGIIENNHITRYGDLQAPKGETGGFNIDYADDIVMLNNRFDVQGRAIEYHNQGETILSQGGDPLNMSMGKVSAATAISITDTSKNWGPIRTLTLSTCDVVAIVDGRGAGQWRRIVKNTANTVTVDKPWTVIPDKTSHYAFQNWSAEDWLVRGNVLEGNNRGIWFYCGGTDITIVENRLSNSEGIYLRADQRMAQGRYNLTWNFVVNDNIVINDNGLRPAFVCNTLALVSPDSLHGIGTLGVEIRRNYVQASTPNAKSFVPGEGYWNLVDSKKPITGKATGILGTIFDQNKVSNADTGYLLRNNIDQTIIKEPVYRNVKINTSPGAKPVFLGSPDADQDPLARWLDGKAPRIIKELGDSTSDGISMRRLLFHSREITTDKGPVPTEVFAILVRPAASGQYPGLLLLHGGGGNAAGELPKAISWAKQGYIVMILDEPGIADPKKAPASNGHWKSFPYGQQRFTALPDLTHSTIFDGVLSCVQALYLLHEQPNVLKDRIGVTGVSWGGYMTTMLAGLAPAYVHAAFSTYGCGFYDTQSTFLKELQAMPEEQRSVWLRYLDAGRRAKNMAAPYFVAAAANDNWFYPPAVMATLAAVNAPANHFFAPNANHSAPIPGGNGNKERTGTMDMELLYFNYYLKGQGQPLPLISGECAGAITDAELAVQFYAAGPAQPLHARVFYSTDTVWTKRQWQERPATAIAGKPGWYQAQLPIAAKKPGSWWYPMVSDERPVSVSGKMIAFQ; encoded by the coding sequence ATGCTATTACAGCGTTCCGTGCTTATTCTTTTCAGCGTACTCTGTACGGGCATCCTGGCCCAGGCGCAGGAGTCCGATCCCTTTGCGCCTTACCTCACCGGTAAACCGCCGGTCATTGAAGAAGACCTGGGTACCGAGATGGTATCAGACAGTATCAGGGTGCATAAATTCCTGTTCCGTTCCCGCGTGGTGCAGACGCCGGAAGGACCTGTGCCCACCATTGTTTATGCAGCTATTGCGTATCCTTCCGGCAAAGGACCTTTTCCCGGTATGCTGCGCCTGCATGGCGGCGGCGGCAGTGCAGATATTCCTGCGGCAGTCAGTTCGGCCAGGGCAGGATATGCATCTATTGTGCTGGATGTCCCCGGTATTGCGGCTGCACAGAAAAGGCATCCCAAAACTGCGGGTACCTGGACTAAAAGCACCATGATCACGGCCAACCCGGACGCCAGCAACAGCAGCCTTTTTGATGCAGTGCTGGGGAGTATCCAGGCTTTCTATTTATTAAGGGCGCAACCCGGTGTAGACGCCAGCAGGATGTGCGTGGCCGGTGCCTCCTGGGGCGGGTATACGGCTACTATGGTGGCGGCACTGATCGACAAGGATATCAAAGCTACCTGGTCTGTTTTTGGCTCCGGTCATTTTGAGCTGGGGGCCTATGAGAAGGACAGGATCGGCAAACTGCCGGACACGGAGCGTGCCCGTTTCCAGCGCTGGCTGGACCCGGGCCGCAGGGCGCAACAGATCACTAAACCCTATTTTATTTCTACGGCATCCAACGACAGGCACTGGTCCTGGATGGCCGTGCAGGCCACTACCGACCTGATGCGCGGTCCGGTGAACCAGTTCTATTCGCCCAATGATAACCATGCCATCAATTATCCCGGCGCTAAATACATGCTGCGGTATTTTGATCATTATGTAAAAGGGATCGGGCCGGTCCTGCCACAGGTGCTGGATGAAAAGACCAGAAGACTGAAAGACGGGAGGGTAGCGCTGAGCTTTACCGCCACCGGCCTGACTAAGCTGGCAAAGGCGGAGATCTGGTATGCACCGGCAGATACGGGCTGGATCACCAAAAAATGGCTTTCTATACCATCTTCATTTGATGGTAAACGTTATATTTCTTACCTGCCTGCTGCGGTGGCCGCCCAGTCCTTCAACTGGTATGCTATTGTCAGCAGCACCAATCCGGCTGCCTTGGGTAAGGATACCATTGCCGTATCCGGTAAAGTAGAAGAGGTGGCAGGCACGCAGGCGGAAGCGCCGGTAGTGTTCAATGCCGGAGAAACGGCAGGGCCTGGTGATGTGTTCGGCTTGCAGGGCGCCTTCTTTGGCGCTGTGCCACAGGTGTTATACCAGGTGCTGACCGGCCAGGAAACAGCATTGAAACCTGCTTCTGCCTTGAAGCTGGTCAGCGTCTCTGACCGCAATATCACGGCACAGCTGCCGCTCAATGGAATGGATAAAGGACAGTTGATCGCCATCTGGGTAAAGAATGGGCCGCTGTTCAGCCAGCCTGTTTTTCTCAACAGGGCCAGGGCGGTCAGCATTGAATTTGATGAGCTGATGCCAGGCCAGGACTTTCGCATTTTTGGCAGGAATTTATGGGTAGAAGGGCAACCCGCCGCAGTACTGTTGCAGCCTGTCAAAGGCGGTCAGCCCCTGCATTGTACTGTGCAGGGAGGCGATGCCTATATCCTGCAATGCAAGGCCCCGGCAGCCATCCGCAAAGGAGTGGCTTACCGGATCATTGTCAGCAATGGTGCAGGAAAGGCATGGGGACAATCCACGGCCGATGAAATTGTCAGTGGCCGTGCAGCCGCTGCCGATCCTTTCAACCTGAAAGTGCCCTGGGGCGCAGATTTTTGGTTCGCCCAAAATATTTATAATGTCAGAACGGATGTACGCCTGAAGCTCAGGGCAGCGGGAGATGGACTGGCGGACGACCGGGCCGCTATCCAGCAGGCCATTGACCTGGCGCATAAAAATGGCGGCGGCGTCATTTACCTGCCTGCCGGTAAATACAGGCTGGAGATCCCTTCCGGCGCTGGATTGACCATGCGCTCCCGGACCGTTCTGAAGGGCGATGGCCCTGATGCCACAATCCTGCAATACGGTTTTGGTACGCCACCGCCTTACCCCAATCCTATTGGTAAAGGCGGCTGGCCGGATAGTACTACGGAAGGCGTAGCCATTCTGTATCCCCTGGGTACTACACTCACCGGCCTCTGCCAGTTGCAGGTGCAGAACGTGAATACCAGCGGCCAGTGGCGTCATAGCATCAAGAATTTCCGGCCGGCAATTCACCAGCCCGGTGGCGCAGGATCAAAATTCTTTGCCAAGGATTGCAAGTTCGACCTGGCCTTGGCCTGGGGGCTTTCCTGGTCTTATGTAGACCGGATGGTCATCAGCGATTGCTGGTTCGATTCCAAAGCCTCTGTTACCTGGCCCTGGATGTGGCATTGCAATGGTTCTACCAATTTCGTTGTCCGGAACAATACTTTCAGGTATTCAGCGGGTCGATTTGGTTTCAACGAGTCCTATAACGGCATCATTGAGAACAACCATATCACCCGCTATGGGGACCTGCAGGCGCCCAAAGGAGAAACAGGCGGCTTCAATATTGACTATGCGGATGATATTGTCATGCTCAATAACCGCTTTGATGTACAGGGCCGCGCTATTGAATACCATAACCAGGGTGAAACTATTCTCAGCCAGGGCGGTGATCCGCTCAATATGAGCATGGGGAAAGTCAGCGCCGCTACTGCTATAAGTATCACTGATACTTCAAAGAACTGGGGTCCTATCCGCACCCTCACCCTCAGCACCTGTGATGTGGTGGCCATCGTGGACGGACGAGGGGCAGGGCAGTGGCGCAGGATTGTAAAGAATACAGCCAACACCGTTACGGTTGATAAACCCTGGACCGTGATACCTGATAAGACAAGCCACTATGCATTCCAGAACTGGTCGGCCGAAGACTGGCTGGTACGCGGCAACGTCCTGGAAGGGAATAACCGCGGTATCTGGTTCTACTGTGGCGGCACGGATATTACTATTGTTGAGAACCGCCTCTCCAATTCAGAAGGCATCTACCTCCGCGCTGACCAGCGGATGGCCCAGGGCCGTTATAACCTTACCTGGAATTTTGTGGTCAACGACAATATCGTCATCAATGATAATGGCCTTCGGCCGGCTTTTGTCTGCAATACGCTGGCGCTGGTGTCTCCTGATTCCCTGCATGGCATCGGCACACTGGGTGTGGAGATCCGCCGCAATTATGTCCAGGCCAGCACGCCCAATGCCAAAAGCTTTGTGCCGGGTGAAGGGTACTGGAACCTGGTGGATTCCAAAAAGCCTATCACAGGAAAGGCCACCGGTATCCTGGGCACCATATTTGACCAGAACAAGGTCAGCAATGCAGATACCGGTTATCTCCTGCGGAATAATATTGACCAGACCATTATCAAAGAACCGGTTTACAGGAATGTAAAGATCAACACCAGTCCCGGTGCAAAGCCTGTATTTCTTGGCAGCCCGGATGCAGACCAGGACCCGCTGGCCCGCTGGCTGGATGGCAAAGCGCCGCGTATTATTAAAGAACTGGGCGATAGTACCAGTGATGGGATCAGCATGCGCAGGTTGTTGTTCCATAGCCGGGAAATTACTACTGACAAAGGCCCTGTGCCCACTGAAGTGTTTGCCATCCTGGTACGTCCTGCAGCGTCCGGTCAGTATCCCGGACTGCTGCTCCTGCATGGCGGTGGCGGCAATGCCGCGGGCGAGCTGCCCAAAGCCATCAGCTGGGCTAAGCAGGGATATATAGTAATGATTTTGGACGAACCAGGTATCGCCGATCCTAAAAAGGCGCCCGCGTCCAATGGCCACTGGAAAAGCTTTCCCTACGGGCAGCAGCGCTTCACGGCCTTGCCTGATCTTACCCATAGTACTATTTTTGATGGGGTGCTGTCCTGCGTGCAGGCTCTTTACCTGCTGCATGAGCAACCGAATGTATTGAAAGATCGTATAGGGGTGACCGGGGTATCCTGGGGTGGTTATATGACCACCATGCTGGCCGGGCTGGCGCCTGCCTATGTCCATGCTGCCTTCTCCACCTATGGCTGTGGTTTCTATGATACACAGTCTACCTTTTTGAAAGAGCTGCAGGCCATGCCCGAAGAACAGCGTTCTGTCTGGCTGCGCTATCTCGATGCCGGCCGGCGGGCTAAAAATATGGCGGCGCCCTATTTTGTGGCCGCCGCTGCCAATGATAACTGGTTCTATCCCCCGGCCGTGATGGCTACGCTGGCGGCTGTTAATGCACCGGCCAACCATTTCTTTGCACCCAATGCCAATCACAGCGCACCCATTCCCGGTGGTAATGGTAATAAGGAACGTACAGGCACTATGGACATGGAGCTGCTGTACTTCAACTATTACCTGAAAGGCCAGGGACAGCCGCTGCCGCTGATCTCGGGCGAGTGCGCAGGTGCAATAACTGATGCTGAGCTGGCAGTGCAGTTCTATGCTGCCGGTCCTGCCCAGCCGCTGCATGCCCGCGTTTTTTACAGCACAGATACCGTCTGGACCAAACGTCAATGGCAGGAGCGGCCTGCTACGGCCATTGCTGGTAAACCAGGCTGGTACCAGGCGCAGCTTCCAATAGCGGCAAAGAAGCCAGGCTCCTGGTGGTACCCGATGGTCTCTGATGAGCGGCCCGTTTCTGTTTCCGGTAAAATGATTGCTTTCCAATAA
- a CDS encoding fibronectin type III domain-containing protein, with protein sequence MKRKGFVIVQLLICLAGPFIGYTQTLQIIKPAAGWQREGILLSLKDQLQHPDLSWPVSLLRYRLEFGDQGPLKGQYKVVEAGSGKTVSYQLADIEEGNGRIRSATLYLLTDLPSGAERSFRFLAGKPEQAVMEQPVKRTPGKGQVQLSNGLIRICLPDGSGKTRPPILQYGNAGQWLGEGLSSPAFSKASMKVQLLEEGPLTTAYRISYHFPGNKQYQVVVRLTAAMEFAELEESMQGFTEKDGLSWQIRWTGIQPNTRYAPVRTGLARPTGDKSPDRNYYGEFLREPMEGLLADSLLNDKHPTQRNDQQNGPDGLLPFRLALYDNWMSWWRLPTAAFWQESGDATTVGIFIKEAERWNDGQYLIWGSKERGSILYHWKDGVLDYTFPLAGASRSTGIAAYPHSRDIRQMNASKKPLAYIDQLRRYYGWIPLDKTKDWILDYAASDGAFPKYFKPANAQDKLNRGWLEQSLKAALTGIGTGSERNYGPSPVGSRIFYESIVPAFDINRNAMPAEQYRRLRAWLLFISYVYMDEGLMPVRNLLSGHPNFLMDVKTVPGLCAFLFPGHPQAGMMADHFEKSIQLNYRYHIRPELPLWETRAGRWTENLATYTWAALRPTVRTNFLLRHFYDGQNRVLQPGVSDLGGWLLNTLTPPMDYANGRRTYPPQGAHAHPSDGPPDNLRLLAYDLQQYDPLLAEHLLWATDTTDKPFEGDREKTAVWQEVLNTGTAANNKGTAPSLVSAKYTGYGIVLRSQFGQSDEMQVILQQIDEGPNYRWGRAAKGGNGVIYYNAAGKRYSFNGPEDAGDGPFGDVERVTNFGVKKEPGYRELGPYRSVGRGDLTAPLYDFGFAQSATIYGEASIVDRYHSRNVVQVGNEYIVIYDDVADATVPGRFSWFVAREDNFPFIQQILPNVQPVDADIRSSQSGYHKDPAVLPTKGRYYDGKGDFLTLVSHHVLDVERIPAGAKVMLDNGGVDYIFRSDKPVVFRQDDLAFEGSSGIIRRQAGDGICAALFLGRTIAAAGLRIAVDSANTGISFTTTSTGYSGQCKTAVAQTIRFYLTNPAPGFFYVNGSLVQLKRAADGAYLVSFEKGDNNWQWSNRGVVPAQPVITGYTARNGGAALEWTPVAGADSYTVEASRDNGRTWEKLQQVSVTSALLSGLTNGQKLHVRVMATGSGGFGLPSALYPVYITADAPVRPEGLLVICQGDAAAISWGQLLGAAQYKLYRRVQQAADSSWKLLYTGSRRDYVDQLQPGISYEYSVTAINDNGESPRSHIRNADRTSFLQWYPVPHSGFIRDTEDHENGFPEFNPFIEDKRPILPYPGQH encoded by the coding sequence ATGAAAAGGAAGGGATTTGTCATAGTGCAGTTATTGATCTGTTTAGCCGGGCCTTTTATCGGTTATACACAGACGTTACAAATTATTAAGCCCGCTGCCGGCTGGCAGCGGGAAGGCATCCTGCTATCGCTCAAAGACCAGCTGCAGCATCCCGACCTTTCCTGGCCGGTGAGCCTGCTGCGCTATCGGCTTGAGTTTGGCGACCAGGGGCCTTTGAAAGGACAGTACAAGGTGGTGGAAGCCGGCAGTGGCAAGACCGTTTCTTATCAGCTGGCCGATATTGAGGAGGGCAATGGTAGGATCCGGTCAGCCACCCTGTACCTGCTTACAGACCTGCCTTCAGGCGCGGAACGCAGTTTCCGCTTCCTGGCGGGTAAGCCTGAACAGGCAGTGATGGAACAGCCGGTAAAACGTACACCGGGCAAAGGACAGGTGCAGCTCAGCAATGGGCTGATCAGGATCTGTCTGCCCGATGGTTCCGGTAAGACCAGGCCGCCTATCCTGCAATACGGCAACGCCGGTCAATGGCTGGGAGAGGGGCTGTCTTCGCCCGCTTTCAGCAAAGCCAGTATGAAGGTGCAGCTGCTGGAAGAAGGGCCGCTGACCACGGCTTACCGGATCAGTTACCATTTTCCCGGCAATAAACAATACCAGGTAGTGGTCAGGCTGACCGCGGCTATGGAATTTGCCGAACTGGAGGAAAGCATGCAGGGCTTTACAGAAAAAGACGGGCTTAGCTGGCAGATCCGCTGGACCGGGATACAGCCCAATACCCGCTACGCTCCGGTAAGAACAGGGCTGGCCCGTCCCACAGGGGACAAAAGCCCTGACCGTAATTACTACGGAGAATTTTTGCGCGAACCAATGGAAGGGCTTCTGGCCGACAGCCTGCTGAATGATAAACACCCTACACAGCGGAACGACCAGCAGAATGGGCCCGATGGCCTCCTGCCTTTCCGGCTGGCCCTTTATGATAACTGGATGAGCTGGTGGCGCCTCCCCACTGCTGCGTTCTGGCAGGAAAGTGGTGATGCTACTACGGTGGGTATTTTCATTAAAGAGGCAGAACGCTGGAATGATGGTCAGTACCTCATCTGGGGTTCCAAAGAACGGGGCAGTATCCTTTACCATTGGAAAGATGGCGTACTGGATTATACATTCCCGTTAGCAGGAGCGTCCAGGTCCACCGGCATTGCCGCCTATCCGCATTCCCGGGATATCCGGCAGATGAATGCCAGCAAAAAGCCGCTGGCCTATATTGATCAGCTGCGGCGTTACTATGGCTGGATACCGCTGGATAAAACAAAGGACTGGATACTGGACTATGCCGCCAGTGATGGCGCCTTTCCTAAGTACTTCAAGCCTGCCAATGCGCAGGATAAGCTGAACAGGGGCTGGCTGGAGCAATCGCTCAAAGCTGCGCTGACTGGTATCGGTACAGGTTCTGAGCGGAACTACGGTCCTTCGCCGGTAGGCTCCAGGATCTTCTATGAATCCATTGTGCCTGCATTTGATATCAACCGAAATGCTATGCCTGCGGAACAATACCGCCGTCTCCGCGCCTGGTTGCTCTTCATCAGTTATGTGTATATGGACGAAGGGCTGATGCCTGTCCGCAACCTGCTGAGTGGCCATCCCAATTTTCTGATGGATGTAAAAACAGTTCCTGGCCTCTGCGCTTTCCTGTTCCCGGGGCATCCGCAGGCGGGAATGATGGCTGACCACTTTGAAAAATCCATTCAACTCAATTACCGCTACCATATCCGGCCGGAACTGCCGCTCTGGGAAACAAGGGCAGGCCGCTGGACAGAGAACCTGGCCACCTATACCTGGGCTGCACTGCGGCCAACAGTGCGTACCAATTTCCTGCTGCGGCATTTTTATGATGGACAAAACAGGGTGCTGCAGCCGGGTGTCAGCGACCTGGGCGGCTGGCTACTGAATACCCTGACGCCACCTATGGACTATGCCAATGGCAGGCGTACTTATCCGCCGCAGGGCGCACACGCGCATCCTTCCGATGGACCACCCGATAACCTGCGCCTGCTGGCCTACGACCTGCAGCAGTATGACCCGCTGCTGGCCGAACACCTGCTCTGGGCTACGGACACTACGGATAAACCCTTTGAGGGCGATCGGGAAAAAACAGCCGTCTGGCAGGAAGTACTGAATACCGGTACTGCTGCCAATAATAAAGGCACAGCACCCAGCCTGGTCTCCGCCAAGTATACCGGCTATGGGATCGTCCTGCGCAGCCAGTTTGGACAGTCCGATGAAATGCAGGTGATCCTGCAGCAGATTGACGAAGGGCCAAACTATCGCTGGGGCCGTGCGGCCAAAGGTGGCAACGGTGTGATCTACTACAATGCAGCAGGCAAACGCTATAGCTTCAACGGTCCGGAAGATGCGGGCGACGGGCCTTTCGGCGATGTGGAGCGGGTCACTAATTTCGGCGTGAAAAAGGAGCCCGGCTACCGCGAACTGGGGCCTTACCGGAGTGTAGGTCGCGGCGACCTCACCGCACCACTCTATGATTTTGGTTTTGCGCAATCGGCCACCATTTATGGTGAAGCATCCATTGTCGACCGCTATCATTCCCGCAATGTGGTGCAGGTGGGTAATGAGTATATTGTTATCTATGATGATGTGGCTGACGCCACCGTTCCCGGGCGGTTCTCCTGGTTTGTGGCCCGTGAAGATAATTTCCCTTTCATTCAACAGATACTGCCCAACGTACAACCTGTGGATGCGGATATCAGATCCTCACAAAGTGGTTATCATAAGGACCCGGCAGTGCTGCCCACCAAAGGCCGTTATTATGATGGAAAAGGTGATTTCCTGACCCTGGTATCCCATCATGTCCTGGATGTGGAGCGTATTCCCGCAGGGGCAAAAGTAATGCTGGACAATGGAGGCGTAGATTATATATTCCGTTCCGATAAGCCGGTCGTCTTCCGGCAGGATGACCTGGCCTTTGAAGGAAGCAGCGGCATTATTCGCCGGCAGGCTGGCGATGGTATCTGTGCTGCGCTTTTTTTGGGACGAACCATAGCTGCCGCCGGACTAAGGATAGCGGTGGATTCCGCCAATACTGGTATCAGCTTTACAACTACCTCTACGGGTTATTCCGGCCAGTGTAAAACCGCTGTGGCGCAAACCATCCGGTTCTACCTGACTAACCCGGCACCCGGCTTTTTTTATGTCAATGGCTCACTGGTCCAGCTGAAGCGCGCTGCTGATGGCGCTTACCTGGTAAGCTTTGAAAAAGGCGACAACAACTGGCAATGGAGCAACAGGGGGGTAGTGCCCGCTCAGCCGGTGATCACCGGCTATACTGCCCGTAATGGCGGGGCTGCCCTGGAATGGACTCCCGTGGCCGGCGCAGACAGCTACACCGTGGAAGCCAGCAGGGACAATGGCCGGACCTGGGAAAAACTGCAGCAGGTGAGCGTGACCAGCGCCCTGTTGTCTGGGCTGACCAATGGACAGAAATTACATGTCCGGGTGATGGCCACCGGTAGTGGTGGCTTCGGGTTGCCTTCTGCTCTCTATCCGGTTTATATAACTGCTGATGCACCGGTCAGGCCGGAAGGGCTGCTGGTCATTTGTCAGGGAGATGCTGCTGCCATCAGCTGGGGGCAGCTGCTGGGCGCCGCTCAGTATAAACTGTACCGCCGCGTGCAGCAGGCTGCTGACAGCAGCTGGAAGCTGTTATACACAGGTAGCAGGCGGGACTATGTGGATCAGCTGCAGCCCGGCATCAGCTATGAATACAGCGTTACTGCCATAAATGATAATGGAGAAAGTCCCCGTAGTCATATCCGTAATGCAGACAGGACCAGCTTTCTGCAATGGTATCCCGTTCCCCATAGCGGATTTATCCGCGATACGGAAGACCATGAAAATGGTTTTCCTGAATTCAACCCATTTATTGAAGACAAAAGACCCATACTACCGTATCCCGGTCAACATTAG
- a CDS encoding RagB/SusD family nutrient uptake outer membrane protein, protein MKKLLLICLIGCSLSGCSKYIDDPDSSTVTTDMLFNSARDLDNLLYGAYGSLGNSITLAGNWRMFADVLADQVTINQSEPTSTDPYTSLYNRQLASATYDNTYKEAYVAIQGANTVLYAINKGLITQEKDPEFNELTRARITGEAYFVRGVAHFELVRLYGHQYGYQSTAANSGIVLRTEPTLNVKGKADLQAVSRATVAQVYQQVITDLTEAEKLMPTTALRRGRATRSAAAAYLARVYFQQADYTNALTYISKVIGSTPGIIETEFKLIRNPATGTVNATNANANAWAPFRTTGTSAKSTENIFDVVSMASFPVHTVMNRKYYRSGIVYPHLAISNAFLGEANFATNDGRKAGMMLTENGLSFSKKYDLTNMNIPVIRSAEMLLDRAEIYALNGETAAANADINLLRDRAIPSYNSNTVIAADQILFEVRRERVRELAFEGDRLHNLRRLQLDIPAGDRGTAAIPWNSNQLLFRFPATEIVASGGSVVQNPD, encoded by the coding sequence ATGAAAAAATTACTTCTTATATGTTTGATTGGATGCTCGCTCAGCGGTTGCTCCAAATATATTGATGATCCGGATTCCTCCACGGTGACCACGGATATGCTGTTCAATTCCGCAAGGGACCTGGACAACCTGCTCTATGGCGCTTATGGCTCCCTGGGCAACAGCATCACGCTGGCCGGCAACTGGCGCATGTTTGCGGATGTGCTGGCAGACCAGGTGACCATTAACCAGTCGGAGCCTACCAGCACCGATCCCTATACTTCCCTGTATAACCGGCAGCTGGCCAGCGCTACTTATGATAATACCTATAAAGAAGCCTATGTGGCTATCCAGGGCGCCAATACGGTCCTGTATGCTATCAATAAGGGACTGATCACGCAGGAGAAAGATCCTGAGTTCAATGAGCTGACCAGGGCCCGCATCACGGGCGAAGCCTATTTTGTCCGGGGGGTGGCGCATTTTGAGCTGGTCAGGTTGTATGGCCACCAGTACGGTTACCAGTCTACTGCTGCCAACAGCGGTATTGTGCTGCGCACCGAGCCTACCCTGAACGTGAAGGGCAAGGCCGACCTCCAGGCGGTGAGCCGCGCTACCGTAGCGCAGGTATACCAGCAGGTGATCACCGATCTGACCGAAGCGGAAAAGCTGATGCCCACTACTGCCCTGCGCCGGGGCCGCGCCACCCGCTCTGCGGCGGCGGCCTACCTGGCCCGCGTGTATTTCCAGCAGGCGGACTATACCAATGCCCTGACCTATATCAGCAAAGTGATCGGCAGTACGCCAGGTATTATTGAGACTGAGTTCAAGCTGATCCGCAACCCTGCCACGGGCACGGTGAACGCCACCAATGCCAACGCCAATGCCTGGGCGCCTTTCCGGACCACGGGCACCAGCGCCAAAAGCACGGAAAATATTTTTGATGTAGTGAGTATGGCCAGTTTCCCGGTGCATACGGTCATGAACCGGAAATACTATCGTTCGGGCATCGTGTATCCGCACCTGGCCATCAGTAATGCTTTCCTGGGGGAAGCAAATTTTGCTACCAATGATGGAAGAAAAGCAGGCATGATGCTGACGGAGAACGGGCTTAGCTTTTCAAAGAAATACGATCTCACCAATATGAATATACCTGTGATCCGGTCGGCCGAAATGCTGCTGGACCGGGCGGAGATCTATGCGCTGAATGGAGAAACGGCGGCTGCCAATGCAGATATCAACCTGCTGCGGGACAGGGCCATTCCCAGCTACAATAGCAATACGGTGATTGCGGCCGATCAGATCCTGTTTGAAGTGCGGCGGGAAAGAGTACGGGAGCTGGCTTTTGAGGGCGACCGACTCCATAACCTGCGCCGCCTCCAGCTGGACATTCCGGCCGGCGACCGCGGCACTGCTGCCATTCCCTGGAACAGTAACCAGTTACTGTTCAGGTTCCCGGCCACGGAGATAGTGGCCTCCGGCGGTTCCGTTGTGCAGAATCCAGACTAA